In one window of Rhodanobacter sp. FDAARGOS 1247 DNA:
- a CDS encoding HAMP domain-containing sensor histidine kinase, giving the protein MKPMRTSLYWRLLVWFCVANLLVLALGGLFARRFIEFTTSIEINWAALAQDADQAYESGGRDALAAWVAQQRQQGVEATLFEHGEMLYPIRLGASVRSQLPALLSSDRSVVMQPRPSFYVAVQQVVGDDGHARQLLAMSRSHVRLRPQTREKIYLAMQLALSLLFIGLVGWWVARSVARPVEALRRATRRMAEGELSARVGRQGGLAHDELAQLAGDFDVMARRIEALVAHDRGVLQDLSHELRSPLARLQLILDLARRGGDSEEGAAYFVQAEQEIARLDRMLGEMLALSRMEGGLPGMEREPLELAEVVHEGVEQSRLEADAQQVELQLSRADSAQVSGNAMLLERALANLLANAIKFSPAGGRVEVALRVDSSFAEISVRDHGPGVPADELALLFRPFYRGSNAARAEGHGLGLAIVQRVVQVHGGTIEVGNAEGGGLEVRLRLPLA; this is encoded by the coding sequence ATGAAGCCGATGCGCACCTCGCTGTACTGGCGATTGCTGGTCTGGTTCTGCGTGGCCAACCTGCTGGTGCTGGCGCTGGGTGGGCTGTTCGCCCGCCGCTTCATCGAGTTCACCACGAGCATCGAAATCAACTGGGCGGCGCTGGCGCAGGACGCCGACCAGGCCTACGAAAGCGGGGGTCGCGATGCACTCGCTGCGTGGGTGGCGCAGCAGCGTCAGCAGGGCGTGGAGGCCACCCTGTTCGAGCACGGCGAGATGCTCTATCCGATCCGCCTGGGCGCATCGGTGCGTTCACAGCTGCCCGCGTTGTTGTCGTCCGATCGCAGCGTGGTGATGCAGCCGCGGCCCAGTTTCTACGTCGCCGTCCAGCAGGTCGTCGGCGACGATGGCCACGCCCGCCAGTTGCTGGCGATGAGCCGCTCGCATGTGCGCCTGCGGCCGCAGACCCGCGAGAAGATCTATCTGGCCATGCAGCTGGCGCTGTCGCTGCTGTTCATCGGCCTGGTCGGCTGGTGGGTGGCGCGCAGCGTGGCGCGTCCGGTCGAGGCCTTGCGCCGGGCGACCCGACGCATGGCCGAAGGCGAACTGTCGGCGCGGGTCGGCCGCCAGGGTGGGCTGGCACACGACGAACTGGCCCAGCTGGCCGGCGACTTCGATGTGATGGCCAGACGGATCGAGGCACTGGTCGCGCACGACCGCGGCGTGCTGCAGGATCTGTCGCACGAACTGCGCTCGCCGCTGGCGCGATTGCAGCTGATCCTCGACCTGGCCCGCCGCGGCGGCGACAGCGAGGAGGGCGCCGCCTACTTCGTCCAGGCCGAACAGGAGATCGCCCGGCTCGACCGGATGCTGGGTGAGATGCTGGCGCTGTCGCGGATGGAAGGCGGCCTGCCCGGCATGGAACGCGAGCCGCTGGAGCTCGCCGAGGTGGTGCATGAGGGCGTGGAGCAGTCGCGTCTGGAAGCGGATGCGCAGCAGGTCGAACTGCAGCTGTCCCGCGCCGACTCCGCGCAAGTTTCCGGCAACGCGATGCTGCTGGAGCGGGCGCTGGCCAACCTGCTCGCCAACGCGATCAAGTTCAGCCCGGCAGGTGGTCGGGTCGAGGTGGCCCTGCGTGTTGACTCGTCGTTTGCCGAGATCAGCGTGCGCGATCACGGGCCGGGTGTGCCGGCGGACGAACTCGCGCTGCTGTTTCGGCCGTTCTACCGTGGCAGCAATGCGGCGCGGGCGGAGGGGCATGGCCTTGGGTTGGCCATCGTGCAGCGGGTGGTGCAGGTGCATGGGGGCACGATCGAGGTGGGCAACGCCGAGGGTGGTGGGTTGGAGGTGAGGTTGCGGTTGCCGCTGGCGTGA
- a CDS encoding response regulator transcription factor yields the protein MQTPNPSRILIVDDDRALCRLLAEYLQREGFVVDVAHDGDAALARLRNTAERPDLLILDVMMPGRDGLETLRELRMQHRLPVIMLSARGEPVDRVIGLELGADDYLAKPCLPRELLARVRAQLRRNAPPVSGTVQVGNLLLFPGERRAQVGEQDLVLTGAEFLLLLGLAQRAGELVDKASLTRQALGREIERFDRSIDVHVSRLRHKLADASPDAPRIDAVRGSGYVLVAAAP from the coding sequence ATGCAGACTCCGAACCCCTCCCGCATCCTGATTGTCGACGACGACCGCGCGCTGTGCCGGCTGCTGGCCGAATACCTGCAGCGCGAGGGCTTCGTGGTGGACGTCGCGCACGACGGCGACGCCGCGCTGGCCCGCCTGCGCAATACCGCCGAGCGGCCCGACCTGTTGATCCTCGACGTGATGATGCCCGGCCGCGACGGCCTGGAAACCCTGCGCGAGCTGCGCATGCAGCACCGCCTGCCGGTGATCATGCTGTCCGCGCGGGGCGAGCCGGTGGACCGAGTGATCGGGCTGGAGCTGGGCGCCGACGATTACCTGGCCAAGCCCTGCCTGCCGCGCGAGCTGCTGGCACGCGTGCGCGCGCAACTGCGCCGCAACGCGCCGCCGGTGTCCGGCACGGTGCAGGTCGGCAACCTGCTGCTGTTTCCGGGCGAGCGCCGGGCCCAGGTCGGCGAGCAGGACCTGGTGCTTACCGGCGCCGAATTCCTGTTGCTGCTGGGGCTGGCGCAGCGCGCCGGTGAACTGGTCGACAAGGCCAGCCTGACCCGCCAGGCGCTGGGCCGCGAGATCGAGCGCTTCGACCGCAGCATCGACGTGCACGTCAGCCGCCTGCGGCACAAGCTGGCCGATGCCTCGCCCGATGCACCACGGATCGATGCGGTGCGCGGCTCCGGCTACGTGCTGGTGGCGGCCGCGCCATGA
- the lpdA gene encoding dihydrolipoyl dehydrogenase, with amino-acid sequence MANTIEIKVPDIGGHDNVPVIEVLVKAGDTVAKEQSLITLESDKATMEIPSSAAGVVKEVKLKVGDEVSEGAVIAVVEVAGETAAAPAAKAEAPEAAAPTPAAVPAATPPQPSPASRGGSESAPKAAAASGRKADIECKLVVLGSGPGGYSAAFRAADLGVDTVLVERYDSLGGVCLNVGCIPSKALLHAAAVIDEAAAMSAHGVSFGAPKIDLDKLRSFKTKVVGQLTGGLAGMAKARKVRTVVGTGMFVSPNEMEVQTAEGTKLIRFENAIIAAGSQSVKLPAFPWDDERVVDSTGALELKDVPKNLLVVGGGIIGLEMATVYSALGSAVTVVEFMDQLIPGADADLIKPLAKRLGGKLKGVHLKTKVVSAKATKKGIEVGYEGDSIPETTLFDRVLVAVGRSPNGGKIGADKAGVAVTERGFINVDTQMRTNVPHIYAIGDLVGQPMLAHKATHEAHVAAQAVAGQKSHFDARVIPSVAFTDPEIAWVGVTEREAKEKGLKVGVGKFPWAASGRAIGIDRTEGFTKLIFDEETHRIVGAGIVGVHAGDLISELALAIEMGSEAADIALTIHPHPTLGESVGMAAEVYEGTITDLYLPKKK; translated from the coding sequence ATGGCGAACACGATCGAGATCAAGGTTCCCGACATCGGCGGCCACGACAACGTGCCGGTGATCGAGGTGCTGGTGAAGGCCGGCGACACGGTGGCGAAGGAACAGAGCCTGATCACGCTGGAGTCGGACAAGGCGACCATGGAGATTCCTTCCAGCGCCGCCGGCGTGGTCAAGGAAGTGAAGTTGAAGGTGGGGGATGAGGTTTCCGAAGGGGCGGTGATTGCCGTGGTGGAAGTGGCCGGTGAAACGGCTGCGGCGCCGGCTGCGAAAGCGGAAGCGCCCGAGGCCGCTGCACCGACGCCAGCCGCCGTTCCGGCGGCCACCCCTCCCCAGCCCTCCCCTGCGAGCAGGGGAGGGAGCGAATCGGCACCGAAGGCTGCCGCGGCATCCGGCCGCAAGGCCGACATCGAATGCAAGCTGGTCGTGCTCGGCTCCGGTCCCGGCGGCTATAGCGCCGCGTTCCGCGCTGCCGACCTCGGCGTCGACACCGTGCTGGTCGAACGCTACGACAGCCTGGGCGGCGTCTGCCTCAACGTGGGCTGCATCCCCTCCAAGGCATTGCTGCATGCCGCGGCGGTGATCGATGAAGCCGCGGCGATGTCCGCGCACGGCGTCAGCTTCGGTGCGCCGAAGATCGACCTCGACAAGCTGCGCAGCTTCAAGACCAAGGTGGTCGGCCAGCTCACCGGCGGCCTTGCCGGCATGGCCAAGGCGCGCAAGGTGCGCACCGTGGTGGGCACCGGCATGTTTGTCTCGCCGAACGAAATGGAAGTCCAGACGGCCGAAGGCACGAAGCTGATCCGCTTCGAGAACGCGATCATCGCGGCCGGTTCGCAGTCGGTGAAGCTGCCGGCGTTCCCATGGGACGACGAGCGCGTGGTGGACTCCACTGGCGCGCTGGAACTGAAGGACGTGCCGAAGAACCTGCTGGTCGTCGGCGGCGGCATCATCGGCCTGGAGATGGCCACCGTGTATTCGGCGCTGGGCAGCGCGGTGACCGTGGTCGAATTCATGGACCAGCTGATCCCGGGCGCGGACGCCGACCTGATCAAGCCGCTGGCCAAACGCCTGGGCGGCAAGCTCAAGGGCGTGCACCTGAAGACCAAGGTGGTCAGCGCCAAGGCCACGAAGAAGGGCATCGAGGTCGGCTACGAAGGCGACAGCATTCCCGAGACCACGCTGTTCGACCGCGTGCTGGTCGCGGTGGGCCGCTCGCCGAACGGCGGCAAGATCGGCGCGGACAAGGCCGGCGTGGCGGTGACAGAGCGCGGCTTCATCAACGTCGACACGCAGATGCGCACCAACGTGCCGCACATCTACGCCATCGGCGACCTGGTCGGCCAGCCGATGCTGGCGCACAAGGCCACCCACGAAGCCCATGTCGCGGCGCAGGCGGTGGCCGGGCAGAAGAGCCACTTCGACGCGCGGGTGATCCCGTCGGTGGCGTTCACCGACCCGGAGATCGCCTGGGTCGGCGTGACCGAGCGCGAGGCGAAGGAAAAGGGCCTGAAGGTCGGCGTGGGCAAGTTCCCGTGGGCGGCCTCGGGCCGCGCCATCGGCATCGACCGCACCGAAGGCTTCACCAAGCTGATCTTCGACGAGGAAACCCATCGCATCGTGGGCGCCGGTATCGTGGGCGTGCACGCGGGCGACCTGATTTCCGAACTGGCGCTGGCGATCGAGATGGGCAGCGAGGCGGCCGACATCGCGCTCACCATCCACCCGCATCCCACCCTGGGCGAGTCGGTGGGCATGGCCGCGGAAGTCTACGAAGGCACCATCACCGATCTGTATCTGCCGAAGAAAAAATGA
- a CDS encoding ABC transporter ATP-binding protein, giving the protein MLTIRDLSKTYANGVRALRGVSLDIPGGMFGLLGPNGAGKSSLMRTIATLQDPDEGTIRLDEMDLLADKQDTRRLLGYLPQEFGVYPKVSAEAMLDHFAVLKGVTVKGERRELVEALLRQVNLWDVRKRKLGTYSGGMRQRFGIAQALIGEPRLIIVDEPTAGLDPEERNRFLNLLAELGERMVVILSTHIVEDVTDLCSRMAIIGQGQVLLTGEPGEAIRSLEGRVWRRSIDKAELDGYRARMNILSTRLAGGRTLLHVLADTKPEEGFEAVAPDLEDVYFGRLRAQATAKAA; this is encoded by the coding sequence ATGCTGACGATACGCGATCTGTCCAAGACCTATGCCAACGGCGTCCGGGCGCTGCGCGGGGTGTCGCTCGACATTCCCGGCGGCATGTTCGGCCTGCTGGGCCCCAATGGCGCCGGCAAGTCTTCGCTGATGCGCACGATCGCCACGCTGCAGGACCCGGACGAGGGCACGATCAGGCTGGACGAGATGGACCTGCTGGCCGACAAGCAGGACACCCGGCGCCTGCTGGGCTACCTGCCGCAGGAATTCGGCGTGTACCCGAAGGTCTCGGCCGAGGCGATGCTGGACCACTTCGCCGTGCTCAAGGGCGTCACCGTGAAGGGCGAGCGGCGCGAGCTGGTCGAGGCGTTGCTGCGCCAGGTCAACCTGTGGGACGTGCGCAAGCGCAAGCTGGGCACCTACTCCGGCGGCATGCGCCAGCGCTTCGGCATCGCCCAGGCGCTGATCGGCGAGCCGCGCCTGATCATCGTCGACGAACCCACCGCCGGACTGGACCCGGAGGAACGCAACCGCTTCCTCAACCTGCTGGCCGAACTGGGCGAGCGGATGGTGGTGATCCTGTCCACCCACATCGTGGAGGACGTCACCGACCTGTGCTCGCGCATGGCGATCATCGGCCAGGGCCAGGTGCTGCTGACCGGCGAACCGGGCGAGGCGATCCGTTCGCTGGAGGGCCGGGTCTGGCGGCGCAGCATCGACAAGGCCGAACTGGACGGCTATCGGGCCCGCATGAACATCCTGTCCACCCGCCTCGCCGGCGGCCGCACCCTGCTGCACGTGCTGGCCGACACGAAGCCGGAGGAAGGCTTCGAAGCGGTCGCACCGGATCTGGAGGACGTCTACTTCGGCCGCCTGCGGGCGCAGGCCACCGCCAAGGCCGCCTGA
- a CDS encoding Spy/CpxP family protein refolding chaperone: MRKNTLLGLALASALAIGSSVALAAPAGGAGHGDFGHGRHHHRGHGQMMMLGKLNLSDAQKASVKQIIRSSREQNKSSRDALRQQRSAFESMTPNQVGYQAAASRLAQAEGQATQQRVQQMANLRAQIYAVLTPAQQAQAATFKAQAQARRAQWKQFRAEHPQPSAK, encoded by the coding sequence ATGCGCAAGAACACCCTCCTCGGCCTGGCCCTGGCCTCGGCACTGGCCATCGGCAGCTCCGTCGCACTGGCCGCGCCCGCTGGCGGCGCAGGACATGGCGACTTCGGCCATGGGCGCCACCATCATCGCGGCCACGGCCAGATGATGATGCTGGGCAAGCTGAATCTCAGCGACGCGCAGAAGGCCAGCGTCAAGCAGATCATCCGCAGCAGCCGCGAGCAGAACAAGTCCTCGCGCGATGCCTTGCGGCAACAGCGCAGCGCCTTCGAGTCGATGACGCCGAACCAGGTCGGCTACCAGGCCGCCGCTTCCCGGCTGGCCCAGGCCGAAGGCCAGGCCACCCAGCAGCGGGTGCAGCAGATGGCCAATCTGCGGGCGCAGATCTACGCGGTGCTGACCCCGGCGCAACAGGCGCAGGCAGCCACGTTCAAGGCGCAGGCACAGGCCCGTCGCGCCCAGTGGAAGCAGTTCCGGGCGGAGCATCCGCAGCCGTCGGCCAAGTAA
- the aceF gene encoding dihydrolipoyllysine-residue acetyltransferase produces the protein MADLKEAHVPDIGHADVPVIEVLVKVGDRVEKEQSLITLESDKATMEVPSPFAGVVKEMKLKVGDEVSEGAVIAVIEADGAAAAPAPAPAPEQGKDEAPAKPAAPAPAQPTPAPVAGQGVQPGIAPEGDVAPQVRPPVDARVVMPGDAPYASPAIRAFARELGVDIQQVKGSGRGGRIQRDDVSAYVKHALASGARPAIGASASVGGLSLLPWPKVDFAKFGEIEEKPLSRIQKISGANLARNWAMIPHVTQHEDADITEMEAFRKQLGAENKDVKISPLVFQIKAVVAALKAFPQFNASLDESGEKLILKKYFHIGIAVDTPDGLVVPVIRDCDKKGLLELANDLAVISKKARDKKLGPAEMSGGCFSISSLGGIGGTYFTPIVNAPEVAILGVSKSVTKPVWNGKEFAPRLVLPLSLSYDHRVIDGALAARFASFLANQLGDIRRLLL, from the coding sequence ATGGCCGACCTCAAAGAAGCCCACGTTCCCGACATCGGCCACGCCGACGTCCCCGTCATCGAAGTGCTGGTGAAGGTCGGTGACCGGGTCGAGAAGGAACAAAGCCTGATCACGCTGGAGTCGGACAAGGCCACGATGGAAGTTCCCTCGCCGTTTGCCGGCGTGGTGAAGGAGATGAAGCTCAAGGTGGGCGACGAGGTTTCCGAGGGCGCGGTGATTGCCGTGATTGAAGCCGACGGCGCAGCGGCGGCCCCCGCTCCCGCTCCCGCTCCGGAACAGGGTAAGGATGAGGCCCCCGCAAAGCCCGCCGCTCCCGCCCCCGCTCAGCCAACCCCTGCGCCAGTAGCCGGCCAGGGCGTGCAGCCGGGCATCGCGCCCGAGGGCGACGTGGCGCCGCAGGTGCGACCGCCGGTCGATGCGCGCGTGGTGATGCCTGGCGATGCGCCGTATGCTAGCCCGGCGATCCGTGCGTTCGCGCGCGAGCTGGGCGTGGACATCCAGCAGGTCAAGGGCAGCGGCCGTGGCGGGCGCATCCAGCGCGACGACGTCAGCGCCTACGTCAAGCACGCGCTGGCCTCCGGCGCGCGACCGGCAATCGGCGCCTCGGCTTCGGTCGGCGGCCTCAGCCTGCTGCCGTGGCCCAAGGTCGACTTCGCCAAGTTCGGCGAGATCGAGGAGAAGCCGCTGTCGCGCATCCAGAAGATTTCCGGCGCGAACCTGGCGCGCAACTGGGCGATGATCCCGCACGTCACCCAGCACGAGGATGCCGACATCACCGAGATGGAGGCGTTCCGCAAGCAGCTCGGCGCCGAGAACAAGGACGTGAAGATCAGCCCGCTGGTGTTCCAGATCAAGGCGGTGGTGGCCGCGCTGAAGGCGTTCCCGCAGTTCAACGCCTCGCTCGACGAGTCGGGCGAGAAGCTGATCCTCAAGAAATATTTCCACATCGGCATTGCGGTGGACACGCCCGACGGCCTGGTGGTGCCGGTGATCCGCGACTGCGACAAGAAGGGCCTGCTGGAACTGGCCAACGACCTGGCGGTGATCTCGAAGAAAGCGCGCGACAAGAAGCTCGGCCCGGCCGAGATGTCCGGCGGCTGCTTCTCGATCAGCTCGCTCGGCGGCATCGGCGGCACCTATTTCACGCCGATCGTCAACGCGCCGGAAGTGGCCATCCTTGGCGTCTCCAAGTCGGTGACCAAGCCGGTGTGGAACGGCAAGGAGTTCGCGCCGCGGCTGGTGCTTCCCTTGTCGCTGTCGTACGACCACCGGGTGATCGACGGCGCGCTCGCCGCGCGCTTCGCATCGTTCCTGGCCAACCAGCTCGGCGACATCCGCCGGCTGTTGCTCTGA
- a CDS encoding DUF6624 domain-containing protein — translation MKACPGLGGWAAMHPHVDEANAREDAGRRVTDPALRRELAARGEADQRARDTALAAGMRDPVANKAMLVVDADNLAWLKAVVARQGFPTPDAVGAQGVANAWLLVQHADRDPAFQAAVLKTLESRLAGSGVRKADVAMLTDRVLLAQGKPQRYGSQFKPSQDGSPVSEPTEDMAHVDQRRASMDLMPLADYQCMLRFSYAPAQATDARAQQARDVGTDRQR, via the coding sequence ATGAAGGCTTGTCCGGGTCTTGGCGGCTGGGCGGCCATGCATCCGCACGTCGACGAAGCGAATGCGCGGGAGGATGCCGGTCGTCGCGTCACCGATCCGGCACTGCGTCGCGAGCTGGCTGCGCGTGGCGAGGCCGACCAGCGTGCGCGTGACACGGCGCTGGCGGCCGGCATGCGTGACCCGGTGGCGAACAAGGCGATGCTTGTGGTGGATGCGGACAACCTCGCGTGGTTGAAAGCTGTCGTGGCAAGGCAAGGTTTCCCGACGCCGGACGCCGTGGGTGCGCAAGGTGTCGCCAACGCCTGGTTGCTGGTGCAGCATGCCGACCGTGACCCGGCCTTCCAGGCGGCGGTGCTGAAAACGCTGGAGTCGCGCCTGGCGGGGAGCGGTGTGCGCAAGGCCGACGTGGCCATGCTCACGGACCGCGTGTTGCTTGCGCAGGGAAAACCCCAGCGTTACGGCTCACAGTTCAAACCGTCGCAGGACGGCAGTCCGGTATCCGAGCCCACCGAGGACATGGCGCATGTCGATCAACGCCGCGCCAGCATGGACCTGATGCCACTGGCCGACTATCAATGCATGCTGCGCTTCTCCTATGCGCCCGCGCAGGCGACGGACGCTCGCGCGCAGCAGGCGCGGGATGTCGGCACGGATCGGCAGCGCTGA